The proteins below are encoded in one region of Brachyspira intermedia PWS/A:
- the aroF gene encoding 3-deoxy-7-phosphoheptulonate synthase, which produces MIIVMKPNAKEEYINNITDRLIEAGLGTNKIVGVDCTVIGIVGDTSKVDRELMATLPGVARVLKVQEPFKRANRAFKKEDTVVDVSGVKIGAGKPVIIAGPCSVESEDQVINIAKSVKAAGASILRGGAFKPRTSPYAFQGLALDGLKILKLAKEEVGIPIVSEIVSIRHLEDFENTVDMIQIGARNMQNFELLKEVGKLKKPILLKRGLANTMEEWLMSAEYILDKGNSNVVLCERGIRTFETYTRNTFDVSAIPMIKRMSHLPVIGDPSHASGKAWMALPLTLAALAAGADGMIIEVHNDPEHALCDGAQSIKPDTFEEIMASVNMMAETVSKIKERHGGKIYTK; this is translated from the coding sequence ATGATTATTGTAATGAAACCAAATGCTAAAGAAGAATATATAAATAATATAACAGACAGACTCATCGAAGCAGGATTAGGAACTAACAAAATAGTAGGTGTTGACTGTACTGTTATAGGTATAGTAGGGGATACTTCAAAAGTTGATAGAGAATTAATGGCTACTTTACCGGGTGTTGCTAGAGTTTTAAAAGTACAAGAACCTTTCAAAAGAGCAAATAGAGCTTTCAAAAAAGAGGATACTGTTGTCGATGTAAGCGGTGTAAAAATAGGGGCAGGAAAACCCGTAATAATAGCAGGTCCTTGTTCAGTTGAAAGTGAGGATCAGGTTATTAATATTGCTAAAAGCGTAAAAGCTGCAGGAGCTTCAATACTTAGAGGAGGAGCTTTCAAACCTAGAACTTCTCCTTATGCTTTCCAAGGTTTAGCTCTTGACGGACTTAAAATATTAAAACTTGCAAAAGAAGAAGTGGGCATTCCTATAGTAAGTGAGATTGTATCTATAAGACATTTAGAAGATTTTGAGAATACTGTGGATATGATTCAAATTGGGGCAAGAAACATGCAGAACTTCGAACTTTTAAAAGAAGTGGGTAAATTAAAAAAGCCTATACTTTTAAAAAGAGGTTTAGCTAATACTATGGAAGAATGGCTTATGAGTGCTGAATATATTTTGGATAAAGGAAACAGCAATGTAGTATTATGCGAAAGAGGTATAAGAACTTTTGAAACTTATACTAGAAATACTTTCGATGTTTCTGCAATACCTATGATAAAAAGAATGAGCCACTTACCTGTAATAGGCGATCCTTCACATGCTAGCGGTAAGGCTTGGATGGCACTTCCTCTCACTTTAGCTGCTCTTGCTGCAGGTGCTGACGGTATGATTATAGAAGTACATAATGATCCTGAACATGCTTTATGCGATGGGGCTCAGTCTATAAAACCTGATACTTTTGAAGAGATTATGGCTTCTGTTAATATGATGGCTGAAACTGTAAGCAAAATAAAAGAACGTCATGGCGGTAAGATTTATACTAAGTAA
- the glgP gene encoding alpha-glucan family phosphorylase has protein sequence MKLNKYMVSPSVPKELEPLIEITKNFWWCWNQKAVTLLRTIDIDNWDKRDHNPIRVLGESLQERFDAMLQDDAAMMNLAEVYDEFKTYMKQETWYNSLDDSQKTPNEKIAYFSFEYGLHESLPNYSGGLGILSGDHLKSASDLGLPLVAVGLLYRKGYFRQYLNADGWQQEYDIENDFFNLALEKVLDKNGETMKVDVDLPGRKVYAQIWKANVGRIELYYLDANIEENRIEDRDITAQLYGGNLETRIQQEILLGIGGVKALEKLGIKPTIYHMNEGHSAFLSLERIRQLMENNHLDKNTAREVVFSSNIFTTHTPVPAGNDIFPIDMIQKYFTDYVKHIDMTMDEFIRLGRINPDDQKESFCMTVLALNLSAENNGVSELHGHVSRAMWKDIWKGVPVNELPIDSITNGIHTLSWISFDMQNLLDRYLGPRWRTKPLEYEIWERVQKIPDAELWRTHERRKERLIDFCRERLKTQITNRGFTKSEIEHADQILSPEALTIGFARRFATYKRGTLLFRDLERLKKIVTNSERPVQIIFAGKAHPHDNGGKELIRNIAEICRREDFRDHIVFIEDYDINVARYMVQGVDVWLNNPRRPLEASGTSGMKVPPNGGLNFSVLDGWWDEAYDGQNGWPIGNREEYTDLEYQDEVESKALYNVLENEIIPLFYERGRDNIPRQWVAAMKWSMQTVCPVFSTNRMVADYFHKFYNNASRRYFNMTENEFAKAKELKAWKQDIASKWSKVLIENTISEMPSRNLKVGSKFEVKTIVNLGDIAPDSVRVELYHGKLSMKEEIIDPITVEMKHSADLGNGRHSFSGTLECTNSGQSGYAIRMYPYHKDLSYKFDMKLIIWS, from the coding sequence ATGAAATTAAATAAATATATGGTTTCACCATCGGTTCCAAAAGAATTAGAACCACTTATAGAAATTACTAAAAACTTTTGGTGGTGCTGGAATCAGAAAGCAGTAACTTTATTAAGAACAATAGATATTGATAATTGGGATAAAAGAGATCATAATCCTATAAGAGTGTTGGGAGAATCTCTTCAAGAACGTTTTGATGCTATGCTTCAAGATGATGCGGCTATGATGAATTTAGCTGAAGTTTATGATGAGTTTAAAACTTATATGAAGCAGGAAACTTGGTATAATAGTTTAGACGATAGCCAAAAAACTCCTAATGAAAAAATAGCTTATTTCTCTTTTGAATATGGTTTGCATGAATCTCTACCTAACTACTCAGGAGGTCTTGGTATATTATCAGGAGACCATTTAAAATCTGCTAGTGATTTGGGTTTGCCATTAGTAGCAGTTGGACTTTTATATAGAAAAGGATATTTCAGACAATATTTAAATGCTGATGGTTGGCAGCAGGAATATGATATAGAAAATGATTTCTTTAACTTGGCTTTAGAAAAAGTTTTAGATAAAAACGGCGAAACTATGAAAGTAGATGTTGATCTGCCTGGAAGAAAAGTTTATGCTCAAATTTGGAAAGCTAATGTAGGAAGAATAGAACTTTATTACTTAGATGCTAATATAGAAGAAAATAGAATTGAAGACAGAGACATTACTGCTCAGCTTTACGGCGGTAATTTAGAAACTAGAATACAGCAGGAAATACTTCTTGGTATAGGAGGTGTTAAGGCTTTAGAGAAATTAGGAATTAAACCTACTATATACCATATGAACGAAGGTCACAGTGCTTTCCTTTCTTTAGAGAGAATAAGACAATTAATGGAAAATAATCATTTAGATAAAAATACAGCAAGAGAAGTTGTATTTAGTTCTAATATATTTACAACTCATACTCCTGTACCTGCTGGTAATGATATATTCCCTATAGATATGATTCAGAAGTATTTCACTGATTATGTTAAACATATAGATATGACTATGGATGAATTCATAAGACTTGGAAGAATCAATCCAGATGATCAAAAAGAAAGTTTCTGTATGACAGTACTTGCTCTTAACCTTTCTGCTGAAAATAACGGTGTTAGTGAACTTCATGGACATGTATCAAGAGCTATGTGGAAAGATATTTGGAAAGGTGTTCCTGTTAATGAGCTTCCTATAGATTCTATTACTAATGGAATTCATACTTTAAGCTGGATATCTTTTGATATGCAAAACTTATTAGACAGATATTTAGGACCTCGTTGGAGAACTAAACCTTTAGAATATGAAATTTGGGAAAGAGTTCAAAAAATACCTGATGCAGAACTTTGGAGAACTCATGAAAGAAGAAAAGAAAGACTTATTGACTTCTGTAGAGAAAGATTAAAAACTCAAATAACAAACAGAGGATTCACAAAAAGCGAAATAGAACATGCTGATCAGATACTTTCTCCTGAAGCTTTAACAATAGGTTTTGCTAGAAGATTTGCTACTTATAAAAGAGGTACATTGCTTTTCAGAGATTTAGAGAGATTAAAGAAAATAGTTACTAATTCTGAAAGACCTGTACAAATCATATTTGCTGGTAAAGCTCACCCACATGATAATGGCGGTAAAGAATTAATAAGAAATATTGCTGAAATTTGCAGAAGAGAAGATTTCAGAGATCATATAGTATTTATAGAAGACTATGATATAAATGTTGCTAGATATATGGTACAAGGTGTTGATGTATGGCTTAATAACCCTAGAAGACCTTTAGAGGCAAGCGGTACAAGCGGAATGAAAGTACCACCAAATGGAGGTTTAAACTTCAGTGTATTAGACGGATGGTGGGACGAAGCTTATGATGGTCAAAATGGATGGCCTATTGGTAACAGAGAAGAATATACTGACTTAGAATATCAAGATGAAGTTGAAAGTAAAGCTCTTTATAATGTTTTAGAAAATGAAATAATACCTCTATTCTATGAAAGAGGAAGAGATAATATTCCTAGACAATGGGTTGCTGCTATGAAATGGAGTATGCAAACTGTTTGTCCTGTATTCTCTACTAATAGAATGGTTGCTGATTATTTCCATAAATTCTATAACAACGCAAGCAGAAGATATTTCAATATGACTGAAAATGAATTTGCTAAAGCTAAAGAATTAAAAGCTTGGAAACAAGATATAGCTTCAAAATGGTCAAAAGTTCTTATTGAAAACACAATTTCTGAAATGCCTTCAAGAAATTTAAAAGTTGGAAGCAAATTTGAAGTTAAAACTATAGTTAATCTTGGAGATATAGCTCCTGATTCTGTAAGAGTAGAACTTTACCATGGTAAGTTAAGCATGAAAGAAGAAATTATAGATCCTATTACAGTTGAAATGAAACATTCTGCTGATTTAGGAAACGGAAGACATTCTTTCTCAGGAACTTTAGAATGTACTAACAGTGGACAAAGCGGTTATGCTATAAGAATGTATCCATATCATAAAGATTTAAGCTATAAATTTGATATGAAACTTATTATATGGAGCTAA
- a CDS encoding TAXI family TRAP transporter solute-binding subunit, producing MRNVIITATTVILSLVLMIGCQKSNNLNYIFATGGTSGTYYSFGGSIASIWNANIEGMNVTAQSTGASAENLRLLNRHEADLAFVQNDVMDYAYNGTDIFDGEVLTNFSAVLTLYPEIVQIAATKESGIKSIADMKGKRISVGDAGSGVEFNAKQILEAYGLSFNDINKSNLSFKESSDGLQNGTLDACFIVAGIPNAALQELSLSKDIVLVSLDKTQLDEILNKYKYYTEVKIPANTYNNVTTDTTAIAVKATIAVNNNIPEDVVYNLIKTLFDKKADLATAHAKGEELNIEEAYKGISIPFHPGALKYYEELGYNLQ from the coding sequence ATGAGAAATGTTATTATTACTGCTACTACAGTTATTCTATCATTAGTATTAATGATAGGATGTCAAAAAAGCAACAATCTAAATTATATTTTTGCTACAGGCGGAACAAGCGGTACATACTATTCATTTGGAGGAAGTATAGCTAGCATATGGAATGCTAATATAGAAGGAATGAATGTTACTGCTCAATCAACAGGAGCTTCTGCTGAAAATTTAAGACTTCTTAACAGACATGAAGCTGACTTAGCATTTGTACAAAACGATGTTATGGACTATGCATATAATGGTACAGACATTTTTGATGGAGAAGTATTAACTAATTTCTCTGCTGTACTTACTTTATACCCTGAAATAGTACAAATCGCAGCTACAAAAGAAAGCGGAATAAAATCAATAGCTGATATGAAAGGAAAAAGAATATCAGTAGGAGATGCTGGAAGCGGTGTTGAATTTAATGCTAAACAAATATTAGAAGCTTATGGATTAAGTTTCAATGATATAAATAAATCAAATCTTTCTTTTAAAGAATCAAGTGACGGATTACAAAATGGTACTTTAGATGCTTGTTTTATAGTTGCTGGAATACCTAATGCCGCTTTACAAGAATTATCTTTATCAAAAGATATAGTTTTGGTTTCTTTAGATAAAACTCAATTAGATGAAATTTTAAATAAATATAAATATTATACAGAAGTAAAAATACCTGCTAATACATATAATAATGTTACTACAGATACTACAGCAATAGCAGTAAAAGCAACTATCGCAGTTAATAATAATATACCTGAAGATGTTGTTTATAATCTAATAAAAACTTTATTTGATAAAAAAGCTGATTTAGCAACTGCTCATGCTAAAGGTGAAGAATTAAATATTGAAGAAGCTTACAAAGGAATATCTATACCATTCCATCCAGGTGCTTTAAAATATTACGAAGAATTGGGATATAATCTACAATAA
- a CDS encoding DUF1850 domain-containing protein, producing MLKKIIICISVIIIIIALLFVPLFPRLILNSVKNNKDNFIFNINKKEFLISYTHSVNKGRIRDYYIINNNNDIVLDKTRFVSYGAGMSDPEGNEKIIITDDYIEINNINKKIKDLYLFVGIVADHRIEFDGKEIKLNTLFKPQINIKIQYKKVSLFTMITNIMNNKILRGNNET from the coding sequence ATGTTAAAGAAAATTATTATATGTATATCTGTCATCATAATAATTATTGCTTTATTATTTGTACCTCTATTTCCAAGACTTATATTAAATAGTGTTAAAAATAATAAAGATAATTTTATATTTAATATTAATAAAAAAGAGTTTCTAATTTCATATACACATTCTGTAAATAAAGGAAGAATTAGAGATTACTACATTATAAATAATAATAATGATATTGTGCTCGATAAAACAAGATTTGTTTCTTATGGTGCTGGAATGTCAGATCCGGAAGGTAATGAAAAGATAATTATTACAGATGATTATATAGAAATAAACAATATTAATAAAAAAATAAAAGACTTATATTTATTTGTCGGTATTGTGGCTGATCATAGAATAGAATTTGACGGAAAAGAAATAAAATTAAATACATTATTTAAGCCTCAAATAAATATAAAGATACAATATAAGAAAGTATCATTATTTACAATGATTACAAATATAATGAATAATAAAATATTAAGGGGGAACAATGAAACATAA
- a CDS encoding MalY/PatB family protein, with amino-acid sequence MINFDELIDRRKTNSIKWTKAFGEKPLKENQIPMWVADMDFKAAPEIIEAIKKEADFGIFGYFTYDEYYESVIKWHKERYNWDIKKEWLNFTQGLVQGFNIAISALTRPGESVLVLTPTYYPMFAGIKNQGCQIVESDLIYDDNTCRYTIDYEDVAKKVKDNNLTAALIGNPHNPTGRLYSIEELSKLADILIENNVKMICDDIHCDIIVDPSKKYTPLASIEKYANHIISMNAPSKTFNLAGAKVSNIIIQNEEIMRAFKFQMERFCVSVSILSLVACKTAYSKCAYWVDEMKKYVWDNYNYIKEYIENSILKDYIKAVPLEGSYLMFADNKNLMKEFNMNQEDLNNFYYDSCNLSLDEGNAFGKAGIGFMRFNLATQRYYVEKAMNNISEAVKKLKK; translated from the coding sequence ATGATTAATTTTGATGAATTAATAGACAGAAGAAAAACTAATAGTATAAAATGGACTAAAGCATTCGGAGAAAAACCTTTAAAAGAAAATCAAATTCCTATGTGGGTTGCTGATATGGATTTTAAAGCTGCTCCTGAAATAATAGAAGCAATAAAGAAAGAAGCAGATTTTGGTATTTTTGGTTATTTTACTTATGATGAATATTATGAATCTGTTATAAAATGGCATAAAGAAAGATATAATTGGGATATAAAAAAAGAATGGCTCAATTTCACACAAGGATTAGTACAAGGATTTAATATAGCAATATCTGCTTTAACAAGACCAGGTGAAAGTGTATTAGTTTTAACTCCTACTTACTACCCTATGTTTGCAGGAATAAAAAATCAAGGCTGTCAAATAGTTGAATCAGATTTGATATATGATGATAATACTTGCAGATATACTATAGATTATGAAGATGTAGCAAAAAAAGTAAAAGACAATAATCTAACAGCTGCTTTAATAGGAAATCCTCATAACCCTACAGGAAGACTTTACTCTATAGAAGAATTATCAAAATTAGCAGATATCTTAATAGAAAACAATGTTAAAATGATTTGCGATGATATTCACTGCGATATAATAGTAGATCCATCAAAAAAATATACACCATTAGCATCTATAGAAAAATACGCCAATCATATAATTTCAATGAATGCCCCATCAAAAACTTTCAATTTAGCAGGTGCAAAGGTATCAAATATAATAATTCAAAATGAAGAAATAATGAGAGCATTCAAATTTCAAATGGAAAGATTCTGCGTATCTGTTTCTATATTATCATTAGTAGCTTGTAAAACAGCATATTCAAAATGTGCTTATTGGGTTGATGAAATGAAAAAATATGTTTGGGACAATTATAATTATATTAAAGAGTATATAGAAAATAGTATATTAAAAGATTATATAAAAGCTGTGCCTTTAGAAGGTTCTTATTTGATGTTTGCTGATAATAAAAACTTAATGAAAGAATTCAACATGAATCAGGAAGATTTAAATAATTTTTATTATGATTCTTGTAATTTATCATTAGATGAAGGAAATGCTTTCGGAAAAGCTGGAATAGGATTTATGCGTTTTAATTTAGCCACTCAAAGATACTATGTTGAAAAGGCTATGAATAATATATCAGAAGCTGTAAAAAAATTAAAAAAATAA
- a CDS encoding GyrI-like domain-containing protein, whose translation MDIEIVEKEDFEVIGKVAEGESEKHSKWVLPLWQEFNKNIKEIINLVKIDENNNLSGIWGIMNDIDETFAPWGERGKYMAGVEVKENSTPPEGWTKWNIKGGKFIKVKCNIENYSKVFTNVVENYAPKNGYIIIGNVMEYYIPNSKDFYLFFNIKGN comes from the coding sequence ATGGATATAGAAATAGTAGAGAAAGAAGATTTTGAAGTTATAGGAAAAGTAGCTGAAGGAGAAAGCGAAAAACATTCAAAATGGGTATTACCTTTATGGCAGGAATTTAATAAAAATATTAAAGAAATAATTAATTTAGTAAAGATTGATGAGAATAATAATTTATCTGGTATATGGGGAATAATGAATGATATAGATGAAACCTTTGCTCCTTGGGGAGAAAGAGGCAAATATATGGCAGGCGTGGAAGTAAAAGAAAATTCTACTCCTCCTGAAGGCTGGACAAAATGGAATATTAAAGGCGGTAAATTTATAAAAGTAAAATGCAATATAGAAAATTACAGCAAAGTATTTACAAATGTAGTTGAAAATTATGCCCCCAAAAACGGATATATAATCATAGGCAATGTTATGGAATATTATATACCCAACAGTAAAGATTTTTATCTATTTTTTAATATAAAAGGAAATTAA
- the rdgB gene encoding RdgB/HAM1 family non-canonical purine NTP pyrophosphatase, with translation MLEKLVIATANQHKLKEIESLFKGTVIKEILSMPSDIGEIIEDGNTFIENSLIKAKTVYNHTKLPSLADDSGLCVNALGGKPGIYSARYGGETLGYKEKMQMLLDELKDKNDRTAYFITSAVCVLDDNYYIAVEGRVNGKIIENPRGFEGFGYDPIFQPDGYDITYAEMSLEEKNSMSHRALAMNKMKDILSSIYHY, from the coding sequence ATGCTCGAAAAATTAGTTATAGCAACAGCAAATCAACATAAATTAAAAGAAATAGAATCTCTATTCAAAGGAACTGTAATAAAAGAAATTTTATCAATGCCTTCAGATATAGGTGAAATAATAGAAGACGGAAACACATTTATAGAAAACTCACTTATAAAAGCAAAAACAGTATATAATCATACTAAATTACCATCTTTAGCAGATGATTCCGGACTATGTGTTAATGCACTTGGAGGAAAACCCGGAATATATTCGGCAAGATATGGCGGAGAAACATTAGGATACAAAGAAAAAATGCAAATGCTTTTAGATGAATTAAAAGATAAAAATGATAGAACAGCATATTTTATCACTTCTGCTGTATGTGTATTAGATGATAATTATTATATAGCAGTTGAAGGCAGAGTTAATGGTAAAATCATAGAAAATCCAAGAGGCTTTGAGGGTTTCGGTTATGATCCTATATTTCAGCCCGATGGATATGATATCACTTATGCTGAAATGAGTTTGGAAGAAAAAAATTCTATGAGTCATAGAGCATTGGCTATGAATAAGATGAAGGATATTTTATCTAGTATTTATCATTATTAA
- a CDS encoding carbon starvation CstA family protein, giving the protein MNAFILLLLGMVIFFVAYITYGSYLAKKWGIDPGKKTPAHTLNDGKDYVPTDAKVLLGHHFSSIAGAGPITGPIIATMFGWLPVYLWIIFGCVFFGGVHDYGSLVASLRHEGKSIGEVIRHNVSQKGKIMFTLYAFITICLVVAAFLDITAGTFAVNVDNARESAAAGTASMLFIVLALLFGFLVYRRGAGVAVSTIVGVVLLAAIIFISDKFPFLALQKIHWQIILVIYIILASLMPVWILLQPRDYLSSFLLYAMVVGGVVGLVIMRPAVQTPAFTSFMPSEGNYLFPILFITVACGAISGFHALVSSGTSAKQLNSEKDAKLVGYGAMLIEGIVAIVALMSVSAVAGNGEGTPAARFATGVATFMTSFGVPLSMGKTFVTLAFASFALTSLDSATRIGRYLIQELGEYTGADGRVHKTFLTNPYVATGITVLVSLGFTLYGYARIWPIFGSANQLLAGLSLLAVAAWIKNRQKRNSWENIIPLVFMFAVTLSALALVVYTNVMKATFDGYVLAGIAAVMIILAVIELFITGQWARGLSKETASNPNDPIKNK; this is encoded by the coding sequence ATGAATGCTTTCATTCTTCTATTGTTAGGTATGGTCATCTTTTTTGTAGCCTATATTACTTATGGATCATATTTAGCAAAGAAATGGGGTATAGACCCTGGCAAAAAAACACCTGCTCATACTCTTAATGACGGTAAAGACTATGTACCTACTGATGCCAAAGTTCTATTGGGACACCACTTCTCTTCAATAGCCGGTGCCGGTCCAATAACTGGTCCGATTATTGCTACTATGTTCGGATGGCTTCCTGTATATCTTTGGATCATATTCGGATGTGTATTCTTTGGAGGAGTACATGATTACGGTTCATTAGTTGCTTCTTTAAGACATGAAGGTAAATCTATTGGTGAAGTTATAAGACATAATGTTAGCCAAAAAGGTAAAATAATGTTCACTCTTTATGCATTTATTACTATTTGTTTAGTAGTAGCTGCATTCTTAGATATTACAGCTGGTACTTTTGCTGTAAATGTTGATAATGCTAGAGAATCTGCTGCAGCTGGTACTGCTAGTATGTTATTTATTGTTTTAGCTTTATTATTCGGATTTTTAGTATACAGAAGAGGTGCTGGTGTTGCTGTTTCTACAATCGTTGGTGTTGTATTATTAGCAGCTATCATCTTCATTTCTGACAAATTCCCATTCTTAGCATTACAAAAAATACATTGGCAAATAATATTAGTTATTTACATAATATTAGCTTCTTTGATGCCTGTTTGGATATTATTACAGCCTAGAGACTATTTGTCTTCATTCTTGCTTTATGCTATGGTTGTAGGCGGTGTTGTAGGTTTGGTAATAATGAGACCTGCTGTACAAACTCCTGCATTTACTAGCTTTATGCCTAGTGAAGGTAACTATTTATTCCCAATACTTTTCATTACTGTTGCTTGTGGTGCTATATCTGGTTTCCATGCTCTTGTTAGCTCTGGTACTAGTGCTAAACAGCTTAACAGTGAAAAAGATGCAAAATTAGTAGGATATGGTGCTATGCTTATTGAAGGTATAGTTGCTATAGTAGCTTTAATGAGTGTTTCTGCTGTTGCTGGTAACGGCGAAGGTACTCCTGCTGCTAGATTCGCTACTGGTGTTGCTACTTTTATGACTTCTTTCGGAGTTCCTCTAAGTATGGGTAAAACTTTCGTTACTTTAGCATTTGCTTCTTTTGCTTTAACTTCATTAGACAGTGCTACTCGTATAGGAAGATACTTAATACAGGAATTAGGTGAATATACTGGTGCTGATGGAAGAGTACATAAAACTTTCTTAACTAATCCTTATGTAGCTACAGGTATCACTGTATTAGTTTCTTTAGGATTTACTCTTTACGGTTATGCTAGAATTTGGCCTATATTCGGAAGTGCTAACCAATTATTAGCTGGTTTATCTTTATTAGCAGTTGCTGCTTGGATAAAAAATCGTCAGAAAAGAAACTCTTGGGAAAATATTATTCCTTTAGTATTCATGTTCGCAGTTACTCTTTCAGCTTTAGCATTAGTTGTTTATACTAACGTTATGAAAGCTACTTTTGACGGTTATGTATTAGCTGGTATAGCTGCTGTTATGATCATATTAGCTGTTATTGAATTATTCATCACAGGTCAATGGGCTCGCGGATTATCTAAAGAAACTGCTTCTAACCCTAATGATCCTATCAAAAACAAATAA